The Xenopus tropicalis strain Nigerian chromosome 7, UCB_Xtro_10.0, whole genome shotgun sequence genome includes a region encoding these proteins:
- the arhgap19 gene encoding rho GTPase-activating protein 19 isoform X2: MAATEDGGESDRGNSGDALCRIVICNDASLRSQPVIYNPDFFVEKLRHENTEVFTELVVSNLTRLIDLPGTEFAQLMGEVDPKLPSNNGAASSFFRSLNFLKRKEKGIVFGAPLTEEGIAQIYQLIDYLHKNLRTEGLFRIPGNSNRQQILKDLLNSGMDIDVESGEFHPNDVATLLKMYLGELPEPLLTHRHYNSHLKIANLMLFDAKGNRTGAPDKERQIEALQLLFLLLPSPNRNLLKLLLDLLYQTARKQDRNKMSAHNLALMFAPHIIWPKNLTASDLQEHLIKLNNGVTFMIKHSQKLFKAPPYIREYARLYFSGSRTPASKDDLDLLPAQSSSDYHFQKHPKRSRIGSSPSSSTSVQEQTQQHTEEALKELFRHVHNMPDSAKKKRLIRQFNKNTPHTPVSDAQVTNGKKHVRSRTFSGMIKRKVLGGQITSEKKSRNTTPQSSDGSEYAKENLKYVSLDSPAVYFTRAKLKLSEDLQIRKEASSKSKKSHHMSTQETSI, from the exons ATGGCAGCAACAGAGGATGGAGGGGAGTCTGACAGAGGAAATAGCGG tgatgCTCTCTGTCGCATTGTTATTTGTAATGACGCTTCCCTTCGAAGTCAACCAGTTATATACAACCcggatttttttgtggaaaaactgCGTCATGAAAATACAGAAGTTTTTACCGAGCTAGTGGTCAGTAATCTCACGAGATTAATAGACCTCCCAGGTACAGAGTTTGCACAGTTAATGGGAGAGGTTGATCCGAAACTTCCTAGCAATAATGGCGCAGCCTCCTCCTTCTTTAGGTCTCTGAACTTCCTCAAGCGTAAAG AAAAGGGAATAGTATTTGGAGCACCTTTGACAGAAGAAGGAATTGCACAGATTTATCAGCTTATTGATTATCTGCACAAAA ATCTACGCACAGAGGGATTGTTTCGTATTCCGGGGAACAGCAATCGACAACAAATTCTTAAAGACTTGCTTAACAGTGGGATGGATATTGATGTGGAGTCTGGAGAGTTTCATCCTAATGATGTAGCCACTTTACTGAAAATGTATCTGGGCGAATTACCAGAGCCACTGCTGACACACAGGCATTATAATTCTCATTTAAAAATTGCAA ACCTAATGCTTTTCGATGCCAAGGGTAATAGGACAGGAGCACCAGATAAGGAGCGACAGATAGAGGCGTTGCAACTTCTTTTCCTGCTTCTACCATCACCGAATAGAAATCTACTGAAACTACTGTTGGATCTTCTCTATCAGACAGCCAGAAAACAAGATCGCAATAAGATGTCTGCCCATAACCTCGCATTGATGTTTGCACCTCATATAATATGGCCTAAAAAT cTTACTGCCAGTGATCTTCAGGAGCATTTAATAAAGCTGAACAATGGAGTGACCTTTATGATAAAACATTCCCAGAAACTTTTCAAG GCACCCCCATATATCAGAGAATATGCTCGACTGTACTTCTCTGGCAGCAGGACACCTGCCTCAAAG GATGATCTGGATTTGCTTCCTGCTCAGAGTTCCAGTGACTACCACTTTCAGAAACATCCAAAAAGGAGTAGGATTGGATCTTCCCCTTCATCCTCTACATCTGTCCAAGAACAGACACAGCAGCACACTGAGGAAGCCCTAAAGGAGTTGTTTCGACATGTTCACAACATGCCAGATTCCGCTAAAAAGAAGCGCCTCATCCGGCAG TTCAACAAGAATACTCCACACACACCAGTATCTGATGCCCAAGTCACGAATGGAAAGAAACATGTTCGATCACGCACTTTTAGTGGGATGATTAAG CGCAAGGTTTTGGGAGGCCAGATAACCTCTGAAAAGAAAAGCAGAAACACAACCCCACAGTCATCAGATGGCTCAGAATATGCCAAAGAAAATTTAAAATAT GTGTCCTTAGATTCTCCCGCAGTGTACTTTACCCGAGCAAAATTAAAGCTCTCTGAGGACTTGCAGATCAGGAAAGAG GCCTCGAGTAAATCAAAGAAGAGCCATCATATGTCTACTCAAGAGACCTCCATTTAA
- the arhgap19 gene encoding rho GTPase-activating protein 19 isoform X1 yields the protein MPLQKISALFDALCRIVICNDASLRSQPVIYNPDFFVEKLRHENTEVFTELVVSNLTRLIDLPGTEFAQLMGEVDPKLPSNNGAASSFFRSLNFLKRKEKGIVFGAPLTEEGIAQIYQLIDYLHKNLRTEGLFRIPGNSNRQQILKDLLNSGMDIDVESGEFHPNDVATLLKMYLGELPEPLLTHRHYNSHLKIANLMLFDAKGNRTGAPDKERQIEALQLLFLLLPSPNRNLLKLLLDLLYQTARKQDRNKMSAHNLALMFAPHIIWPKNLTASDLQEHLIKLNNGVTFMIKHSQKLFKAPPYIREYARLYFSGSRTPASKDDLDLLPAQSSSDYHFQKHPKRSRIGSSPSSSTSVQEQTQQHTEEALKELFRHVHNMPDSAKKKRLIRQFNKNTPHTPVSDAQVTNGKKHVRSRTFSGMIKRKVLGGQITSEKKSRNTTPQSSDGSEYAKENLKYVSLDSPAVYFTRAKLKLSEDLQIRKEASSKSKKSHHMSTQETSI from the exons ATGCCTCTTCAGAAGATTTCTGCACTCTT tgatgCTCTCTGTCGCATTGTTATTTGTAATGACGCTTCCCTTCGAAGTCAACCAGTTATATACAACCcggatttttttgtggaaaaactgCGTCATGAAAATACAGAAGTTTTTACCGAGCTAGTGGTCAGTAATCTCACGAGATTAATAGACCTCCCAGGTACAGAGTTTGCACAGTTAATGGGAGAGGTTGATCCGAAACTTCCTAGCAATAATGGCGCAGCCTCCTCCTTCTTTAGGTCTCTGAACTTCCTCAAGCGTAAAG AAAAGGGAATAGTATTTGGAGCACCTTTGACAGAAGAAGGAATTGCACAGATTTATCAGCTTATTGATTATCTGCACAAAA ATCTACGCACAGAGGGATTGTTTCGTATTCCGGGGAACAGCAATCGACAACAAATTCTTAAAGACTTGCTTAACAGTGGGATGGATATTGATGTGGAGTCTGGAGAGTTTCATCCTAATGATGTAGCCACTTTACTGAAAATGTATCTGGGCGAATTACCAGAGCCACTGCTGACACACAGGCATTATAATTCTCATTTAAAAATTGCAA ACCTAATGCTTTTCGATGCCAAGGGTAATAGGACAGGAGCACCAGATAAGGAGCGACAGATAGAGGCGTTGCAACTTCTTTTCCTGCTTCTACCATCACCGAATAGAAATCTACTGAAACTACTGTTGGATCTTCTCTATCAGACAGCCAGAAAACAAGATCGCAATAAGATGTCTGCCCATAACCTCGCATTGATGTTTGCACCTCATATAATATGGCCTAAAAAT cTTACTGCCAGTGATCTTCAGGAGCATTTAATAAAGCTGAACAATGGAGTGACCTTTATGATAAAACATTCCCAGAAACTTTTCAAG GCACCCCCATATATCAGAGAATATGCTCGACTGTACTTCTCTGGCAGCAGGACACCTGCCTCAAAG GATGATCTGGATTTGCTTCCTGCTCAGAGTTCCAGTGACTACCACTTTCAGAAACATCCAAAAAGGAGTAGGATTGGATCTTCCCCTTCATCCTCTACATCTGTCCAAGAACAGACACAGCAGCACACTGAGGAAGCCCTAAAGGAGTTGTTTCGACATGTTCACAACATGCCAGATTCCGCTAAAAAGAAGCGCCTCATCCGGCAG TTCAACAAGAATACTCCACACACACCAGTATCTGATGCCCAAGTCACGAATGGAAAGAAACATGTTCGATCACGCACTTTTAGTGGGATGATTAAG CGCAAGGTTTTGGGAGGCCAGATAACCTCTGAAAAGAAAAGCAGAAACACAACCCCACAGTCATCAGATGGCTCAGAATATGCCAAAGAAAATTTAAAATAT GTGTCCTTAGATTCTCCCGCAGTGTACTTTACCCGAGCAAAATTAAAGCTCTCTGAGGACTTGCAGATCAGGAAAGAG GCCTCGAGTAAATCAAAGAAGAGCCATCATATGTCTACTCAAGAGACCTCCATTTAA